The following nucleotide sequence is from Candidatus Edwardsbacteria bacterium.
AACCATCCCTAATATATTTTGCCGTCTCGGATTTTCTTAACGAATTATTGAAACAGTCGGGGCACCAGGCAACGCCGTCTTCACTTTTGTATATATTAATGTCTAACATATTTCTTTTATAAGGAAACCATGAAGGCAGGAATTATTTTGAAATCACTCTTTTCACATCTAAAATCACCTTACAGAAGTTCAGCAATAATCCATGTTTCAACTTCAATGCTTTCAGATATGATCTGACAATAGCAAAATGTATGTCTTCGATATTCTTTATCGATTTAAGTTCGATTACTATGGTTTTCTCCACCAGGATATCCAATCTATGTTTTCCCACTTCTATCCCGTCATATTCCACAGACACTTCCATTTGCTGATCAACGAACAGGCCAATTTTTCTAAGTTCAATGACCAGCGCATTCTCGTATATCGACTCGATGAAACCCGGTCCCAGTTTTTTGTGAACCGTTATTGCGGCTCCGATTATTGCCTCGGTGAGTTTTTCATGTTCTAATGCCATAATACCACGTATTTGATTTCCCTGTATTCCTGGCTTCCTTATAGGAATCAGTCTAGTGCCTCGTAACTATCAACTATATACTTGGCCGTAATCGGCCGGCCGTCGAATTTTCTTATCGAGCCGGAGGCATTGATCCCCAGTTCTGTCAGCAGGAGTTTTTCCAGTTGCCCGGTGGCGTTCTGCTCCACCACGATTATTTTCGAAAAACCCGGGGCGATGTTGCCGACCCGGCTATTTTTATGGAAAGGTCAATCATATAATTAAAAGTAACTCAACAAAATCAATGTTCTTGCAAAACAGCTTTTTGAAGCAATAAGTTTGGTGCTTGGGGTCTGGGGGCGCAGTGCGGGTATCTGCTGAAAATGATACAATATTGATCTATGCTTCGATGCGTGTGCTGTCTTCACTGAAACAAAGTTCATTACAGGAGCCTTGGATTAATCGTTAAGCCCTGTGCCCCCGGCGGGTCTTTGACCTCTCCCTGCCTGACGGCTTCCCTCCCCGCTGCGGGGAGGGAGTGTGGGTGGGGTCTGCCCGGACAGAAAGGGCAGAGAAAGAAATATACTAAAGATAGGTGTTTTTATCCAATGTTTTTTCTTTCTGTAGGCAAAAGGAATCAGCACCTACAACTCCAGCTCCTCGCCCTCCCGGGTCCCGAACAACTTCACCTGGGTGGTTTCCTGCATCTGCTTTACGATCTCGTCCAACTGATCATCGGTCCGCTCCGGATCGTGATGATAGAACCCCAGCCGCTTGACCCCGGCCTCCTCAGCCAGTTTGATCGCTTCACTGAAGGTGGAATGCCCCCAGCCCCGGGTCTTCTCCATGTCCTCCTCGGTGTACTGGGCGTCGTGAATCAGGATGTCAGCCCCTTGGCAGAAGGCCACGAAATCCTGGTAAGGAGTGACCGGCTTCTCCGCCCGCAGTTCGTTGTCGGTGATGAAGACGAAGGTCTTCTCCCCGTCCTTGATCCGCAGGCCATGGGTGGGCACCGGATGGTTGTTCAGGATGGTGTCGAAATGCACCCCGCCGAAATCGAATCCCTTGGAATCTATTATCTCGAACTTAACTTGGGACTGCACCTCCTGCAGGTCGGCCGGAAAAACATAACCGTCCATCTGGTTGTAGAGCGTCTGGTACAGCCTATCAAAGCTGTCGTTGGCGCTGACGAACATCAGTTTGAACCTGGGCAGATATATGGGAAGGAAGAACGGCAGTCCCTGGACATGATCCCAATGGGCATGGGTGATGAAGATGGGAATGGTGGCCGGATCCTTTTCCTTTAATAATTTGAGCCCCAGCTTCCGGATCCCTGTGCCGCAGTCTATGATCATCCGGTAGCCGCCGGAGGTGATCACCTCGGCGCAGGTGGTGTTGCCGCCGTAGCGGCTGGTTTCAAAACCCGGCGACGGGATAGAGCCCCGCACCCCGTAATAAGTTACTTTCATTTGCCCCTCGTAGCTGTATTAATTATATAACAAACAAAATTTATATCTCCTGGGTAATCCCCGTAGATTCCTTGACACGGCTGTTCGGAGGATCATGTAATTTTTCGATCTTTACTTCTCTAAAATAAAAGGGACGAGGACTACTCATCCTCCTCCCCGCCTTCCTCCTCAAAATCGTCGTCTATTATCTCAAAAATATCCTGCGACGCCCCGCAATCCGGACAGACCCAGTCTAATGGAAGATTGTCAAAATATGTCCCGGCCCTGACGTCTCCGTCGGGATCGCCCGCTTCCGGATCGTAAACGTAACCGCAGACATTGCACTTGAGCTTCATGGTGTCCTCGTTATTGTGTTTTTTATATTAAGGTTTGGTGATCTTGCTCAGCAATTGATCCCGGGCGATCAGTCTGTCAAGGTGCATCAGGTAGACGTCGCGATCGCCTCCGCGGTCCGAGTCGTACAGCATGGTCCGCCCGTCGGGGGTGAAGCCGAAGACGAAATCCTCGGAAATATTGTTGGTCAGCCTAACCGAGCGTTTCTGATCCGGCTGGTAGAGATATATCTCGTCATTGCCGTCGCAGGAAGAAACATAGGCCAGCGTTTTACCATCCGGCAGAACTATGGTCGGTATCCCCGAACGAAATGACGGAATATTGATCTCCGTCGTCCGGCCGTCGCTGATATCAACCGACAGCAGGAAGCTTTGGTTCTTGCTCTCTCTCTGCACTATCAGGCGACCGGAGCAGAGCCCGAAATAGGCCACCTCTCCGGTTTGATCCTCAAAAAGAACCTGGGGTGAATTCTCTTTTTTCGGATTGTCGGGCCCAAGGGCCATTCGCCATACGGCATATCTCCCAGAGCGGTCGGAGACCCAGAAAGCCTCCTGGCCGTCGGGCGAAAAGCAGGGCAGCCAGTCATCGCTTTTGCTGTAGGTAAGCCTGGTTTCATTCTTGGCAGCCAGATCGTAAAGATATATCTCATCGTTGCCTTCGCGGTCGGAGACGAACAGCAATTTGCTACCGTCGGGCGAGAATGAGGGGCCGTAATCAACAGCCTTATTGTTGGTAAGGCGCCGCTGGTCACTGCCATCGCCGGACATTAAATAAAGTTCGGTATTGCCGTCCCGCTTGGACGAGAAAGCTATCCTCTTTCCGTCGGCGGAGATGGCCGGAAAAGCGTCATTGCCTTTGGCCTCGGTCAGCTTGACCGAGGGGTAGGGCTCCAGCCCCAGATACAGGGATATCTTCTGGCGCAGCAAAGTGTCGTCAGCCATCTCCCGGTTTAACTGCGCCAGTATGGAATATTCCTTAATCGCCAAAGCGGCCGAGTCGCACAGGCAATAGGTTCTGGCCAGCAGGTAGTGGGCGGTAGCGTTACGGGGGTTGTTGGACACGGCCTGTTCGAATTGAACCAGGGCCCGGGAGAGATCGCCCATCTCCAGAAACTCCCGGCCTTTATTTACAGACGCGCTGTCTCCGCAGCCTAAAGTAGCGAATATCAAGGTTGATAATATGGCGGCCCTTATGAACCGGATCATTTCCGTTTTTTCTTTACCGTTTTGACAGGGGCCGGCTTTTCCCAGGGGAACAAAGCAAACAATTTTTCATCGTTGGTGTATTCCAGTATCTTGCCCTGCAATATCCGGATGTTGTACCTTTTCAGCAAGGCCCTGCAGGTCTGGCTGTTTCGGCTTAAGCCCGGTTTATAACCGTCAAGCTGTTTCTGCAGGCTGGCCTGCTGTTTGGCTAGGGCGTCTATCTTGGGCTTTTGTTTCTTGGCCAGCAGGCTGTTGTTTCTGATGGATTGCCTGAGATCGGACAACTGCTGTTTTGCGTCAGCCAGCCTGCTGTTGGCATCAACCGCCCTGGCCTCCAGCGTAAGGAAAGCCACCCCGGCATTAAGGCAGGAATCCATGGTCGCATTTATCTCCGGATATTTCTTCAGCTCCTTGGAGGTTTGGTTGTCCTGGAGCATCTTCTGGCTGCGGCCGATAAGCTCGTTATAGCTGGGAATATATTGGGCCTTCTGTTCGGCGGCCGAAACCCCGACCTTGTCCCTGATGGCCCCTATCTCCTGATGCAGGATATAAAAGTTCAGAACATTGGGGGTTATGCCCTGAGAGATATCGGCCTCTTTTTTGCCGCAACCCATGGCAGCCATAACGGCCAGGGTCAGGGCGATACCTGTGCACTTGGTTAACGCTTTTTGTTTCATTTTTCCCTCTTTAGAAATGTCCCTAATCCATTTTATTCATACCGGCGGCAAATGTCAATAAAAATATATTGCCTTTTAATAAACCATATGATATAGTCTTATCTGTTGGTAACATTAGCACGAAATATTTGAAAATGTCAAGTGTGATATATTTTATTTCCGATGTTCACCTGGGTTCGGCCGGGCATTCCGGAAGCGACCAGGAGAAACTGGCAAAGTTAGGCGCCCTTTTCGACCGGATGGCGGGTCCGGACGACAGGCTTTTTATTATGGGCGACCTGTTCGATTTCTGGTTCGAATACCGCACCGTGATCCAGAAGGAACATCTGGAGATCATCGGCCTGCTGAAGAATCTGAGATCCCGGGGGGTGGCGGTCGACCTGCTGGTGGGCAACCACGATTTTTGGATAGGGGATTTTCTGAGCCGGGAACTGGGCATAACGATTCATCGCCAGCCCTTGGTCCTGGAGGCCGGCGGAAAAAAAATGTTCCTGGCCCACGGAGACGGCCTGGGAAAAGGCGATCTGGGATATAAAATGCTGAAGATCGTTCTGAGAAATCCCTTCACCATCTGGCTGTACCGCCTGCTGCATCCCGACCTGGCCATTCCTTTTGCCAAATGGTTCTCGCAGGTCTCCCGCAACCACCTGACCAAGGACAGGCATCTCGACCCCGGCCCGATGATAGAGGTGGCCCGGGGGAAATTCGCCTTGGGCTTCGATTGCGTGTTGCTGGGGCACACTCACCTGCCGCTGCATCATGAAGAGAACGGCAATATTTATATCAACCTGGGGGATTTTATCGCCAGCTTTTCCTATGCGGTATTCCGGGACGGCGTTTTAAGCCTGGAGTATTTAAAATAATCAATATATTTTCCGGAGGTTTTATTATGACCGCCATCACTAAGATCCATGCCCGGGAGATCATGGATTCCCGGGGCAACCCCACGGTCGAGGTGGACTGCCACCTGGAATGCGGGGCTATCGGCCGGGCCGCCGTGCCCTCCGGGGCCTCCACCGGACAGCATGAGGCCCTGGAACTCCGCGACGGCGATGCCAAGAGATATCTGGGCAAGGGCGTGCTCCAGGCGGTGAAGAACGTCAATG
It contains:
- a CDS encoding MBL fold metallo-hydrolase translates to MKVTYYGVRGSIPSPGFETSRYGGNTTCAEVITSGGYRMIIDCGTGIRKLGLKLLKEKDPATIPIFITHAHWDHVQGLPFFLPIYLPRFKLMFVSANDSFDRLYQTLYNQMDGYVFPADLQEVQSQVKFEIIDSKGFDFGGVHFDTILNNHPVPTHGLRIKDGEKTFVFITDNELRAEKPVTPYQDFVAFCQGADILIHDAQYTEEDMEKTRGWGHSTFSEAIKLAEEAGVKRLGFYHHDPERTDDQLDEIVKQMQETTQVKLFGTREGEELEL
- a CDS encoding GxxExxY protein, which gives rise to MALEHEKLTEAIIGAAITVHKKLGPGFIESIYENALVIELRKIGLFVDQQMEVSVEYDGIEVGKHRLDILVEKTIVIELKSIKNIEDIHFAIVRSYLKALKLKHGLLLNFCKVILDVKRVISK
- a CDS encoding rubredoxin, with product MKLKCNVCGYVYDPEAGDPDGDVRAGTYFDNLPLDWVCPDCGASQDIFEIIDDDFEEEGGEEDE
- a CDS encoding UDP-2,3-diacylglucosamine diphosphatase — translated: MSSVIYFISDVHLGSAGHSGSDQEKLAKLGALFDRMAGPDDRLFIMGDLFDFWFEYRTVIQKEHLEIIGLLKNLRSRGVAVDLLVGNHDFWIGDFLSRELGITIHRQPLVLEAGGKKMFLAHGDGLGKGDLGYKMLKIVLRNPFTIWLYRLLHPDLAIPFAKWFSQVSRNHLTKDRHLDPGPMIEVARGKFALGFDCVLLGHTHLPLHHEENGNIYINLGDFIASFSYAVFRDGVLSLEYLK